In Kordiimonas pumila, a single genomic region encodes these proteins:
- a CDS encoding helix-turn-helix transcriptional regulator, whose translation MHNSKSSIQQNEQSIQTMSPIPDRVIREKERRYLTGVSNTTWWRLEKAGLAPKGFKLGAAAKGWTLNSIEEWIKSRKEGQPW comes from the coding sequence ATGCATAATAGTAAGAGCTCTATTCAGCAGAATGAGCAAAGTATCCAAACCATGTCACCTATACCTGACCGGGTCATCCGAGAGAAGGAACGGCGCTATCTCACAGGCGTATCAAATACTACCTGGTGGCGTCTTGAGAAAGCGGGACTAGCCCCCAAGGGCTTTAAGCTTGGAGCAGCTGCAAAAGGGTGGACACTCAACTCCATCGAAGAGTGGATCAAATCACGTAAGGAGGGCCAACCATGGTAG
- a CDS encoding DUF3631 domain-containing protein, which produces MTDNSTPSLVEDLLPATGTIDIEALLDNIEGFILSHSILPPGASAALTLWCLASYNINNFRIFPKLVICSPQRRCGKSTVLDLIEAFSSKALVTSNMTPATIFRIIESDQPTLIIDEADTFVAGGSKEMIGIINSGHARSRAYANRCAAETHQVQRFSTWAPMALASIGELSSTIMDRAVVITLKRKTARETVLRLVPDLPQKSILDRRKLLKWSLDNEAQISNNLIEPPNIGNDRAVDNWLPLFTIANQVSAVWLDKCEAAYQALTESELQASLEDQLLIDIRLIFVEKAVTRISSQELVFELLADIDSRWHLANNGRAMKAPVVARILRPFRVKSRNLRFGNGTQAKGYELSDFKDTFDRYLEPLVPPLKLP; this is translated from the coding sequence ATGACAGATAACAGTACCCCTAGTCTTGTTGAAGATTTATTACCTGCAACAGGCACAATTGATATTGAAGCTTTGCTGGATAACATTGAAGGCTTTATACTTAGTCACTCTATATTACCTCCTGGGGCAAGTGCCGCGCTCACACTTTGGTGTCTCGCCTCCTACAATATTAACAATTTTCGAATTTTCCCGAAACTGGTAATTTGCAGCCCCCAAAGGCGATGCGGTAAATCGACGGTATTGGATTTAATTGAAGCTTTTTCTAGTAAAGCACTAGTGACTTCAAATATGACACCGGCAACTATTTTTCGTATTATTGAAAGTGATCAGCCTACATTGATCATTGATGAGGCCGACACATTTGTTGCTGGTGGCAGTAAGGAAATGATTGGCATAATTAACAGCGGGCACGCAAGGTCTCGGGCATATGCAAATAGGTGTGCAGCTGAGACCCACCAAGTCCAAAGGTTTAGCACTTGGGCACCTATGGCGTTGGCTTCCATTGGTGAACTTTCCTCGACCATAATGGACAGAGCAGTGGTCATTACGTTGAAGCGGAAAACTGCAAGAGAAACTGTTTTAAGGTTAGTTCCAGATCTACCCCAAAAATCTATTCTAGATCGAAGAAAGCTACTCAAGTGGAGTTTAGATAATGAAGCTCAAATATCTAACAATCTAATTGAACCGCCCAACATAGGAAATGACAGAGCTGTCGATAACTGGTTGCCTCTGTTCACTATAGCCAATCAGGTTAGCGCTGTGTGGCTGGATAAGTGTGAGGCTGCGTATCAGGCACTCACTGAAAGTGAGTTGCAGGCAAGTCTGGAAGACCAACTGCTTATAGATATAAGGTTGATATTCGTGGAAAAGGCAGTGACCCGTATTTCATCGCAAGAACTTGTCTTTGAGCTTCTAGCAGATATCGATAGCCGGTGGCACTTAGCTAACAATGGAAGAGCTATGAAAGCACCTGTCGTGGCTCGAATATTACGACCATTCAGGGTCAAGTCCAGAAACCTACGTTTTGGAAATGGTACCCAAGCTAAAGGTTATGAGCTTAGTGATTTTAAGGATACGTTTGATCGCTACCTAGAACCTTTGGTACCCCCTTTGAAATTGCCGTAG
- a CDS encoding helix-turn-helix domain-containing protein → MIKSLNSNEHRILIDWLKKGRASQGMTMRELATKMKTPHSFIGKVEQGERRLDVVEYIRYCKALGVSPVEGLELLIASVSKG, encoded by the coding sequence ATGATCAAATCACTGAACTCAAATGAACATAGAATTTTAATTGATTGGCTTAAAAAAGGACGCGCCAGTCAAGGAATGACTATGCGCGAGTTAGCGACAAAAATGAAAACTCCCCATTCATTTATAGGCAAGGTAGAGCAGGGTGAGCGGCGCTTAGATGTGGTCGAATATATTCGCTATTGTAAAGCCTTAGGGGTTTCGCCTGTAGAAGGTTTAGAACTGTTAATAGCGAGCGTGTCTAAGGGTTAG
- a CDS encoding AIPR family protein: MNQTVEEYFHDFRQDMLAGAEANENYQLAEFMASVTNELMETGATEGFEFCPYRAQRGMRVDGYWFNDDGVLDLFIADFDCRAELTSLTETEVKAAFKRLSKFFSASRDKKLFQDLEETAPEYGLSRQIHDRKNLIRRVNLFILSERTLSSRLQALDDDELSGIPASYHIWDISRLHRQDSSKGHKEALDIDFIEMFDQGLSSLPAHLRTDALESYLIVIPGNILADLYEKYGARLLEQNVRCFLQARGKVNKGIRTTIMGEPDMFFAYNNGITATAQSVESRVTENGLEITNLKDLQIVNGGQTTASLFHTRKKDKASLSNIFVQMKLSVIQGMQSEEIVPRISEYANTQNRVNAADFFSNHPFHIRMEEFSRRIWAPAQQGAQRETRWFYERARGQYADAMSKMTDAEKKRFRIEHPKPQMFTKTDLAKFENIWDDAPKWVNLGAQKNFARYAHRTGVTWKKSADQYSEFYFKRAMARAICFRTTEKLVSAQPWYNGGFRANIVAYTLAVIAEYCRTKDKAIDFIEIWKKQTLPQSFIEALEVVSEFVNEQLLHMPQGISHISEWAKKDGCWEGMKNNINAVEKKLSVEFIEGLISIDEVKTEKKQARKDQRIDNGIDAQKRVFEISAEKWQEIRIFGEQKKLLSPKEIGVLSIAAQLPKKVPSEKQCIILTDIIQKIKAEAFEI, encoded by the coding sequence ATGAACCAAACAGTTGAAGAGTATTTTCATGATTTCAGGCAGGATATGCTTGCTGGGGCTGAGGCCAATGAGAATTATCAACTGGCAGAATTCATGGCTTCGGTTACTAATGAATTAATGGAAACTGGGGCCACAGAAGGCTTCGAATTCTGCCCGTATAGAGCCCAGAGAGGTATGCGGGTTGATGGTTACTGGTTCAATGACGATGGGGTCCTTGACTTATTCATTGCTGATTTTGATTGCCGTGCCGAGTTGACATCCTTAACAGAAACTGAGGTTAAAGCAGCGTTCAAAAGGCTTTCAAAATTTTTTAGTGCAAGCCGAGACAAAAAGCTGTTTCAAGATTTAGAAGAAACTGCACCCGAATATGGTTTATCTCGTCAAATTCATGACAGAAAAAACCTGATCCGACGCGTAAATCTATTTATTTTGTCTGAAAGAACACTTAGTTCTCGGTTACAGGCTTTGGATGATGACGAATTGTCCGGGATTCCAGCTTCATATCACATATGGGATATCTCTAGACTACACAGGCAAGATAGTTCCAAGGGGCATAAAGAAGCCTTGGATATAGACTTTATAGAAATGTTTGATCAAGGCTTATCAAGCTTACCCGCTCACTTGAGAACTGATGCCCTAGAGTCCTATCTTATTGTTATACCCGGTAATATCCTTGCTGATCTTTATGAAAAATACGGTGCACGATTGCTTGAGCAAAATGTGCGCTGCTTTTTACAAGCCAGAGGAAAAGTTAATAAAGGCATACGAACAACAATCATGGGGGAACCTGATATGTTCTTCGCATACAATAACGGCATCACAGCGACCGCTCAATCTGTGGAAAGTCGAGTGACCGAAAATGGTTTGGAAATTACCAATTTAAAGGATTTACAAATTGTGAATGGAGGGCAGACAACAGCTTCTCTGTTTCATACTAGGAAAAAAGATAAAGCCTCCCTGAGCAACATATTTGTGCAGATGAAACTCTCAGTTATACAAGGTATGCAAAGCGAAGAGATCGTTCCTCGAATATCTGAGTATGCAAATACACAAAACCGAGTGAATGCAGCCGACTTTTTCTCAAACCATCCTTTCCATATCCGAATGGAAGAGTTTTCACGTCGCATCTGGGCCCCTGCTCAGCAAGGAGCTCAACGTGAAACTAGATGGTTTTATGAGAGAGCAAGAGGGCAGTACGCAGATGCAATGTCAAAAATGACAGATGCGGAAAAGAAAAGATTTAGAATAGAACATCCTAAGCCGCAAATGTTCACAAAAACCGACCTCGCCAAATTTGAAAATATCTGGGACGATGCCCCTAAGTGGGTCAACTTGGGTGCTCAGAAGAACTTTGCTCGCTACGCCCATAGAACAGGGGTTACTTGGAAAAAGTCAGCAGATCAGTACAGCGAGTTTTATTTTAAACGAGCGATGGCTCGCGCTATTTGTTTTCGCACTACTGAGAAATTAGTCTCTGCTCAACCTTGGTATAATGGTGGATTTAGAGCAAATATAGTTGCCTATACCCTAGCTGTGATAGCTGAATATTGCCGAACCAAAGACAAAGCCATCGACTTCATTGAAATATGGAAAAAGCAAACCTTACCACAGTCCTTTATTGAAGCGCTTGAGGTAGTTTCGGAATTTGTGAATGAACAACTACTCCATATGCCGCAAGGGATATCTCACATATCAGAGTGGGCTAAGAAAGATGGATGTTGGGAAGGCATGAAGAATAATATTAACGCAGTCGAAAAGAAGTTGTCTGTTGAATTTATCGAAGGCCTTATTTCAATCGATGAAGTAAAAACTGAGAAAAAACAAGCCAGAAAAGACCAAAGGATTGATAACGGGATAGATGCCCAAAAGCGTGTTTTTGAGATTTCCGCTGAAAAATGGCAAGAAATTCGAATATTTGGAGAGCAGAAAAAACTCCTTTCCCCTAAGGAAATTGGAGTACTGAGTATTGCCGCACAACTACCAAAAAAAGTTCCTTCAGAAAAACAATGTATTATACTAACTGATATTATACAGAAAATTAAAGCTGAAGCTTTCGAAATTTAA
- a CDS encoding PD-(D/E)XK motif protein, which translates to MMTDTLNWHEITCPNDDYTVRKVPQQCKLPVYIGKNHHGHCLFIIELEGDHSAFFNKKKASVHGITVDLRQYGKAQRFVLSLQRLIDKDIFESLCLSLINSICRISDSSVALANSIEHLNRWKAFLAGKKARKLSPEEIRGLFAELHFLGGLVENYGVCEDEAVESWEGPQGLHQDFVMGNTAIEVKSLSGKERGTVRISSEDQLEGLVDNVYLKIFRLATAEEVPSALSLNDKVRKIETLIKSPDALEAFTNKLALFGYVPVDEYDTPKFLVADENTYTVNSEFPKIVRSKLPVGVMKVRYELELHRIERFLTDNTIDLGGNNEPNS; encoded by the coding sequence ATGATGACTGATACTCTGAATTGGCATGAAATTACATGTCCGAATGATGACTATACCGTTAGAAAAGTTCCTCAACAGTGTAAACTTCCTGTTTATATCGGCAAAAATCATCATGGCCACTGCCTATTTATAATAGAGCTTGAAGGTGATCATTCCGCTTTTTTTAACAAGAAAAAAGCGTCCGTTCACGGTATCACTGTTGATTTAAGGCAATATGGAAAAGCTCAAAGATTTGTGCTTTCTCTCCAAAGACTAATAGATAAGGATATCTTTGAGTCACTCTGTCTTTCATTAATAAATTCAATTTGCAGGATATCTGACTCTTCTGTTGCTTTGGCTAATTCGATCGAACATTTAAATAGATGGAAAGCCTTTCTCGCAGGAAAGAAAGCTCGCAAGCTTTCGCCGGAAGAAATAAGAGGCTTGTTTGCCGAACTCCATTTCCTTGGTGGACTGGTTGAAAATTATGGCGTCTGCGAAGATGAAGCTGTTGAATCCTGGGAAGGCCCACAAGGACTTCACCAAGACTTTGTTATGGGTAATACAGCTATCGAAGTTAAATCCCTTTCAGGAAAAGAGAGAGGTACTGTTCGTATTTCATCTGAAGATCAATTAGAAGGCTTGGTTGATAATGTTTATTTGAAGATTTTCAGATTAGCTACTGCTGAGGAAGTTCCTTCGGCACTTTCATTAAATGATAAAGTCAGAAAGATTGAAACTCTCATAAAATCACCAGATGCACTGGAGGCTTTCACAAACAAACTGGCTTTGTTCGGTTACGTCCCAGTTGATGAATATGACACTCCTAAATTCCTTGTTGCGGATGAAAACACATACACAGTGAATAGCGAGTTTCCCAAAATAGTCAGGTCTAAACTTCCTGTGGGAGTTATGAAGGTCAGATATGAACTGGAGTTGCACCGTATAGAGCGATTTTTAACCGATAATACAATCGACCTTGGGGGCAATAATGAACCAAACAGTTGA
- a CDS encoding Z1 domain-containing protein, protein MTENNSLEAEKSLISALVQLLSTRSEIPTQEEVRNLATTLAPSVPFDGDVDPVVQEVLTRIDTRMGEGISLIDFEADHDEEWVNKRSDIKWTYSNAYAKYLESEKWNSRVIQKLSDVGDNILSLLQNPESEGAWDRKGLVIGHVQSGKTANYLGVIGKAADAGYKFIIVIAGIHNNLRKQTQERIDSGFVGRSSDPENRSSKGVGVLMGSSYPTPVTVTNIYKDFDKSIANQFGTKLTDFSKPFILVIKKNVHTLRALHNWLKDLNASGDGRIADVPMLMIDDEADNASINTNKEELDPTKTNTMIRDILGLFEKSCYVGYTATPFANVFINPEIYNELFPKDFIYCLDAPNTYFGPDKVFIDDESSGKILEVINDAEEYIRLTHKKDHEIFDLPPSLYEAINQFIIAKTIRNTRGQQNKHCSMMINVSRFVAVQEVVRDFVSQHIQAVEDAVRANYKMPEHISSVNTYMRELRQAYDTQYVGCGVSWQAIKDNLYSAFDNMKVLVANSKSQDSLDYSRYEKDGGGLTAIAIGGLSLSRGLTIEGLCVSYMYRNTRMYDTLMQMGRWFGYRLGYDDLCRVYLNEDSINWYAHIAEASEELRSQIKQMRRDRLSPEQFGLYVQKHPDRLLITAANKMRTGQRVTVEHNFSGRIVESHLLSSSSGVIAHNNSLFESSIENGFDEGADKLVPTEKGWLIPDVPTHRIENFISRYKVYSDQQELKIGALEFLRKISSKYLHSDVLLISKKSNANPAQPLSLGPQERNTAKLEDGFWKLAKGRLASRGDEKLGLSQGQKGAAELLAREEDPDKNVSDFHYRAVRGKPLLMLHVVRVGAKEGDGTDIPAFGISFPDGDYTVSVDVVANQVYINNMIGTDFDDPDDEEDYDD, encoded by the coding sequence ATGACTGAAAATAATTCCTTAGAGGCTGAGAAGAGTTTGATAAGTGCTTTAGTGCAATTATTAAGCACTAGGTCTGAGATACCAACACAGGAAGAAGTCCGAAATCTGGCAACTACACTTGCTCCATCTGTTCCGTTTGATGGTGATGTTGACCCTGTTGTTCAAGAAGTGCTTACAAGGATAGATACCAGAATGGGCGAAGGAATATCGCTTATCGACTTCGAAGCTGATCATGATGAAGAGTGGGTAAACAAACGCTCTGATATCAAATGGACTTATAGCAATGCTTACGCCAAGTATTTGGAATCTGAAAAATGGAATTCTCGCGTCATACAAAAACTATCTGACGTTGGAGACAATATCCTTAGTCTCCTGCAGAATCCGGAAAGTGAGGGGGCATGGGACAGAAAAGGGCTGGTCATTGGACACGTGCAGTCCGGCAAAACAGCGAACTATTTAGGAGTCATAGGTAAAGCTGCAGATGCAGGCTATAAATTTATTATTGTAATTGCAGGCATTCATAACAACTTAAGAAAACAGACACAGGAGCGGATAGACAGTGGATTTGTTGGCCGCTCAAGCGATCCAGAGAACCGTTCCTCCAAAGGTGTTGGGGTTTTGATGGGCAGTAGTTATCCCACTCCCGTCACCGTAACCAATATTTATAAAGATTTTGATAAGAGCATCGCCAATCAATTTGGGACGAAGCTTACGGACTTTAGTAAACCATTTATTCTTGTCATTAAAAAGAATGTTCACACACTGCGGGCTTTGCATAATTGGTTAAAAGACTTGAATGCATCTGGTGATGGTCGGATAGCTGATGTACCGATGCTGATGATTGATGATGAAGCCGATAATGCGTCAATCAATACAAATAAAGAAGAACTTGATCCTACCAAAACAAATACGATGATCAGGGACATTCTGGGCCTTTTTGAGAAGTCCTGCTATGTAGGATATACGGCAACACCATTTGCAAATGTTTTTATTAATCCCGAAATATACAATGAGCTTTTTCCAAAAGACTTTATCTACTGTCTTGATGCACCAAATACATATTTCGGACCGGACAAAGTTTTTATTGATGATGAAAGCAGTGGAAAAATTTTGGAAGTCATCAATGATGCAGAAGAATATATCCGACTAACTCATAAAAAAGACCATGAGATATTTGATTTACCTCCATCCTTATATGAAGCAATCAATCAATTCATCATAGCCAAGACAATCCGAAATACTCGAGGACAGCAGAATAAACATTGCTCTATGATGATCAATGTGTCCAGATTTGTTGCCGTTCAGGAGGTAGTGAGAGATTTTGTAAGTCAGCATATTCAGGCCGTTGAGGACGCAGTAAGGGCTAATTATAAAATGCCAGAACACATTTCTTCTGTAAATACTTACATGAGGGAATTAAGGCAGGCATATGATACTCAATATGTCGGATGTGGGGTTAGTTGGCAGGCCATAAAAGACAATCTCTATAGTGCTTTTGATAATATGAAAGTTCTGGTCGCTAACAGCAAGTCGCAGGATTCACTGGACTATTCACGATATGAAAAGGATGGGGGCGGCCTTACGGCCATAGCCATCGGTGGACTAAGCCTTTCACGCGGCCTAACAATAGAAGGGTTGTGTGTTAGTTATATGTACAGAAATACGAGGATGTACGACACCCTCATGCAGATGGGCAGGTGGTTTGGTTACAGGCTTGGCTACGATGATTTGTGCAGAGTATATCTGAATGAGGATTCCATAAACTGGTATGCACATATTGCAGAAGCGTCAGAAGAACTCCGTTCACAGATAAAACAAATGCGTAGAGATAGGTTAAGTCCTGAACAGTTTGGTTTATATGTTCAAAAGCACCCTGACCGCCTTTTAATTACGGCTGCAAATAAGATGCGGACAGGCCAAAGAGTAACCGTTGAGCATAATTTCAGCGGCAGAATTGTGGAGAGCCATCTTCTTTCATCTTCCTCAGGAGTTATTGCACATAATAACAGCCTTTTCGAAAGTTCTATTGAAAATGGTTTTGATGAAGGAGCTGATAAATTAGTTCCGACTGAAAAAGGGTGGCTCATTCCCGATGTACCAACACACCGTATTGAAAACTTCATTTCCAGATACAAAGTTTATTCCGATCAGCAGGAACTCAAGATTGGAGCGCTGGAGTTTTTAAGGAAAATTAGCAGCAAGTACCTTCATTCTGATGTTTTGCTTATATCGAAAAAAAGTAATGCCAATCCAGCTCAACCTCTTTCATTGGGGCCTCAGGAACGTAATACGGCTAAACTGGAAGATGGCTTCTGGAAGTTGGCCAAAGGCAGGCTCGCTAGTAGAGGAGATGAAAAACTAGGTTTGTCTCAGGGTCAGAAAGGTGCAGCCGAATTATTAGCCCGAGAAGAAGACCCTGACAAAAATGTATCAGATTTTCATTATAGAGCAGTACGTGGAAAACCTTTGCTGATGCTTCATGTAGTAAGGGTTGGTGCTAAGGAAGGCGACGGGACAGATATTCCTGCATTTGGCATTAGCTTTCCTGACGGCGATTACACCGTTTCAGTCGATGTTGTTGCCAATCAAGTATATATCAACAATATGATAGGCACTGATTTTGATGATCCTGACGATGAGGAGGATTATGATGACTGA